One part of the Aurantibacillus circumpalustris genome encodes these proteins:
- the pdxH gene encoding pyridoxamine 5'-phosphate oxidase, which translates to MDELKNHITKLREDFTKGTLSEADVSTDPFLQFTYWLQQAVDSKIPEVQAANLATVSSEGKPSSRIVYLREFEKNNFSFYTNYNSRKAKDLEQNPHTCLTFFWPELERQVRIEGKVEKTSAAQSDAYFNARPYDSKVGAWSSEQSNLLFSRGELEIKIEEIKKLYNPETIKRPDFWGGYILKANYYEFWQGRKSRLHDRISYRLQNNNWLISRLSP; encoded by the coding sequence ATGGATGAGCTTAAAAACCATATTACCAAACTCAGAGAAGATTTTACAAAGGGAACACTAAGCGAAGCCGATGTGTCAACAGATCCCTTCTTACAATTTACTTACTGGTTGCAACAAGCCGTCGACTCAAAAATTCCAGAAGTGCAGGCGGCAAACCTTGCCACTGTGTCTTCAGAAGGCAAGCCTTCTTCACGGATTGTTTATTTGCGCGAGTTTGAAAAAAATAATTTCTCTTTTTATACGAATTACAATTCCAGAAAAGCGAAAGATCTGGAACAAAATCCACATACCTGCTTAACTTTTTTTTGGCCAGAGTTAGAAAGGCAAGTCCGCATTGAAGGAAAGGTTGAAAAAACAAGTGCCGCGCAAAGTGATGCTTATTTCAATGCGCGTCCTTATGATTCGAAAGTTGGAGCTTGGTCTAGTGAGCAAAGTAACCTGCTTTTTTCTCGTGGTGAATTAGAAATAAAAATTGAAGAAATAAAAAAATTATATAACCCTGAAACCATTAAAAGACCAGACTTCTGGGGAGGATATATTTTAAAAGCCAACTATTATGAATTTTGGCAGGGCCGTAAAAGTAGACTACACGATAGAATTTCTTACAGATTACAAAATAACAATTGGTTAATTTCAAGATTATCTCCATAA
- a CDS encoding agmatinase family protein → MTKEEKIKNFDANGIGQLNDGMFGLPFTLEECETVLIPVPWEVTVSYGGGTADGPQAILDASYQVDLYDPLVKDAWKKGICMDEINGEVRSKSNALRSKAESYIEALASGEKENDPKLKAVSDSIKKECLWLNTWVKNRVLYFINQNKCVGLIGGDHSTPLGMMQALSEKYENFAVLQIDAHADLRDAYEGFEFSHASIMFNALKIKQVEKLVQVGIRDYCEDELNIINESNGRIKTFFDRDIKYAQFNGDSWDRICNRIINELPQNVYLSFDIDGLDPKLCPNTGTPVAGGFETDQILFLLEKLVNSGRKIIAFDLNEVSPAEDNDWDANVAARIVYRIANMTAQSQGR, encoded by the coding sequence ATGACAAAAGAAGAAAAAATAAAAAACTTTGACGCTAACGGAATCGGACAATTAAACGATGGTATGTTTGGCTTACCTTTTACCCTTGAAGAATGTGAAACCGTACTAATTCCTGTGCCCTGGGAAGTAACAGTTAGTTACGGTGGTGGAACAGCAGATGGTCCGCAAGCCATATTAGACGCTAGTTACCAGGTTGACCTTTATGATCCGCTCGTAAAAGATGCCTGGAAAAAAGGAATTTGCATGGATGAAATTAACGGTGAAGTGCGCTCTAAAAGTAATGCCTTACGATCTAAAGCTGAAAGTTATATTGAAGCCTTAGCAAGTGGCGAAAAAGAAAACGATCCAAAACTAAAAGCTGTTTCCGATAGTATAAAAAAAGAATGTTTATGGTTAAACACTTGGGTTAAAAATCGGGTGTTGTATTTTATAAACCAAAATAAATGTGTAGGTCTCATTGGTGGAGATCACTCTACACCTCTTGGAATGATGCAAGCCTTATCAGAGAAGTATGAAAATTTTGCTGTTCTTCAAATCGACGCACATGCAGATTTACGTGATGCCTACGAAGGTTTTGAGTTTTCTCATGCTTCCATTATGTTTAATGCTTTAAAAATTAAACAAGTTGAGAAATTAGTGCAAGTTGGAATCAGAGATTACTGTGAAGACGAATTAAACATCATTAACGAAAGTAATGGAAGAATAAAAACTTTTTTTGATCGCGACATAAAGTATGCTCAGTTTAATGGCGACAGCTGGGATAGAATTTGCAACCGCATAATAAACGAATTGCCTCAAAATGTTTATTTGAGCTTTGATATTGATGGCCTTGATCCAAAATTATGTCCGAACACCGGAACTCCAGTTGCTGGCGGGTTTGAGACGGATCAAATTTTATTTCTACTTGAAAAACTGGTAAACAGCGGCAGAAAAATTATTGCCTTTGATTTAAATGAAGTTAGTCCGGCCGAAGATAACGATTGGGATGCCAACGTTGCAGCTCGTATTGTATACCGTATTGCTAACATGACCGCGCAGAGTCAAGGCCGTTAA
- a CDS encoding TlpA disulfide reductase family protein has protein sequence MLLSSTLYSKKLKEGNYRGVLFLNEEAGIELPFNFTVIYKNKKPIIEIRNADERITIDEITIIGDSVNFKMPIFDTEFKTVLAGRDLEGVWINNYKTQKNKIKFKATFGETKRFLFTPEEPNPLFEGKWEVTFSPNEKESSKAIGIFKHLEQTDYITGTFLTETGDYRYLEGIKNGNQLFLSAFDGSHAFLFTAEYSNETLSGTFYSGSSWQESWIGKRNPTFKLRDAEEISFAKNKDEKLNFSFPNLEGKQISLSDKRYENKPVVVQIMGSWCPNCMDESAYFSTIYKLYKDQGLEIIALAFEKTTDFEKAKKQVARLKTRLNIDYEILITQQTGKDKASETLTALNKITAFPTTLFLNKEHKVVKVHTGFNGPATGNEYVIFKQRTENLIKNLLKK, from the coding sequence ATGCTCCTTAGTTCTACTTTATATTCTAAGAAACTGAAGGAAGGGAACTATCGTGGGGTGCTTTTTCTTAATGAAGAGGCAGGAATTGAACTACCGTTTAATTTCACAGTCATTTACAAAAACAAAAAACCAATAATTGAAATACGCAATGCAGATGAGCGTATTACGATAGATGAAATAACAATCATAGGCGACTCTGTTAATTTCAAAATGCCGATTTTTGACACAGAATTTAAAACGGTACTGGCAGGTCGCGATTTAGAAGGCGTTTGGATAAATAATTACAAGACTCAAAAAAATAAAATAAAATTCAAAGCTACTTTCGGAGAAACAAAACGCTTTTTATTTACTCCCGAAGAACCAAATCCGCTATTTGAAGGTAAATGGGAAGTAACTTTTTCTCCTAACGAAAAAGAAAGTTCCAAAGCAATTGGAATATTTAAGCACCTTGAACAAACAGATTATATTACAGGAACCTTTTTGACAGAAACTGGCGATTACCGTTATCTTGAAGGAATTAAGAATGGCAATCAACTATTTTTATCGGCATTCGATGGAAGTCATGCTTTTTTATTTACAGCAGAATATTCCAATGAAACCTTAAGCGGAACTTTTTATTCTGGTTCAAGTTGGCAAGAGTCTTGGATAGGAAAACGAAATCCTACATTCAAACTTAGAGATGCGGAAGAAATAAGTTTTGCAAAAAACAAAGACGAAAAATTAAATTTTAGTTTTCCGAACCTTGAGGGAAAACAAATTTCTTTATCAGACAAGCGGTATGAAAACAAACCGGTAGTTGTGCAGATAATGGGAAGTTGGTGTCCAAATTGTATGGACGAAAGTGCTTATTTTTCTACGATATATAAGCTTTATAAAGATCAGGGTCTTGAAATAATCGCCCTTGCTTTTGAAAAAACTACAGATTTTGAAAAAGCAAAAAAACAAGTCGCCCGTTTAAAAACACGGTTAAATATTGATTACGAGATTTTAATTACGCAACAAACTGGAAAAGATAAAGCCAGTGAAACGCTTACTGCTCTTAACAAAATAACAGCATTTCCCACCACACTTTTTTTAAATAAAGAACATAAAGTGGTTAAAGTACATACTGGATTTAATGGTCCTGCTACAGGAAATGAATACGTGATCTTTAAACAAAGAACTGAAAATCTTATTAAAAATTTATTAAAAAAATAA
- a CDS encoding riboflavin synthase — MFTGIIETLAKVEKIEKENSNVHFTFSSAITNELKIDQSIAHNGVCLTVVRIEGDNYTVTAIDETLKRTNLSDLNLGSLVNLERCMPANGRFDGHIVQGHVDATGICKEVKNLNGSWEFVFEHEKNKTNITVEKGSITINGVSLTVVKSTETTFSVHIIPYTFENTNFNTFKPGSKINLEFDVIGKYVAKLLGKN; from the coding sequence ATGTTTACAGGAATTATTGAAACACTTGCAAAAGTTGAAAAAATAGAAAAAGAAAATTCCAATGTGCATTTTACTTTTTCGAGTGCAATTACTAACGAATTAAAAATTGATCAAAGCATTGCGCATAATGGCGTTTGCTTGACTGTTGTTCGAATTGAAGGAGATAACTATACTGTTACCGCCATTGATGAAACTTTAAAAAGAACCAATCTCAGTGATTTAAATTTGGGTTCACTTGTAAACCTTGAACGCTGCATGCCCGCTAATGGTCGCTTCGACGGACATATAGTGCAAGGACATGTTGACGCAACCGGAATTTGCAAGGAAGTGAAAAATCTAAATGGCAGCTGGGAGTTTGTTTTTGAGCACGAAAAAAATAAAACCAACATCACTGTTGAAAAAGGAAGTATTACAATTAACGGAGTTAGTTTAACCGTTGTAAAATCAACAGAAACTACTTTTTCTGTGCACATTATCCCCTATACATTTGAGAATACTAATTTTAATACCTTTAAACCTGGTTCAAAAATAAATTTAGAATTTGATGTGATTGGAAAATATGTCGCAAAACTGCTTGGTAAAAATTAA
- a CDS encoding YkgJ family cysteine cluster protein, giving the protein MNLEDFNKKAEQQKKSNQTYFKKLKGKPPKNLDKIFHKAHEEVFQNTNCLACANCCKTTSPIFYQRDIERAAEALKIKPGNFIQTYLFMDEEGDFVLQKAPCPFLDKENYCSIYESRPTACREYPHTNRKKMHQILDITYRNTLVCPAVLKITEVLKSVLKKRLF; this is encoded by the coding sequence ATGAATCTTGAGGATTTTAATAAAAAGGCTGAGCAACAGAAAAAAAGCAATCAAACCTATTTTAAAAAACTCAAAGGTAAGCCTCCGAAAAATTTAGATAAAATTTTTCACAAAGCCCACGAAGAGGTATTTCAAAATACAAATTGTTTAGCCTGTGCTAATTGTTGTAAAACAACTTCACCTATATTTTATCAACGCGATATAGAGCGCGCTGCAGAGGCACTCAAAATTAAACCTGGCAACTTTATTCAAACCTATCTTTTTATGGACGAAGAGGGAGATTTTGTTTTACAAAAAGCCCCTTGTCCTTTTTTAGATAAAGAAAACTATTGTTCTATATACGAAAGTCGTCCAACAGCTTGTCGCGAATACCCGCATACCAATAGAAAAAAAATGCATCAGATTTTAGACATTACTTATAGAAACACTTTGGTTTGTCCAGCGGTGTTGAAAATAACAGAAGTCTTAAAAAGTGTACTGAAGAAAAGACTTTTTTAG
- a CDS encoding 30S ribosomal protein THX, which produces MGKGDKRTKRGKIHIGSTGVTRPKKKKTTTKASTADKKAAPKKAAPKKAAKKAARKAE; this is translated from the coding sequence ATGGGAAAAGGAGATAAAAGAACTAAACGTGGTAAAATTCACATTGGATCAACAGGAGTAACACGTCCAAAAAAGAAAAAAACTACTACAAAAGCAAGCACTGCAGATAAAAAAGCAGCTCCAAAAAAAGCAGCTCCAAAAAAAGCAGCGAAGAAAGCCGCTAGAAAAGCAGAATAA
- a CDS encoding ribonuclease P protein component, whose translation MEVLFSKGSGITAYPIKVMFCETPVDLVFPAQAMFVAPKRNFKRAHDRNKLKRRMREAYRLNKNTFYYNLKLNDKKNLLAFIYIGKKEESYDLIQKSILKLILGVLNHKIK comes from the coding sequence ATGGAAGTACTTTTTAGTAAGGGCAGCGGTATTACTGCGTATCCTATTAAAGTAATGTTCTGTGAAACTCCTGTCGATCTTGTCTTTCCGGCACAGGCAATGTTTGTTGCTCCAAAACGTAATTTCAAACGCGCTCACGATAGAAACAAACTTAAACGTAGAATGCGTGAAGCCTACCGTTTGAACAAAAACACTTTTTACTATAACTTAAAACTAAACGACAAAAAAAATCTTCTGGCTTTTATTTACATAGGTAAAAAGGAGGAGAGTTATGATCTAATCCAAAAATCAATTCTAAAATTAATTTTAGGAGTTCTAAATCACAAAATCAAATAA
- a CDS encoding uroporphyrinogen-III synthase has product MSAQKSVIKKKVAKKKVKKSLQNLKKAAAPKKKKSFKVPVKITKGLTKPSTVKAVSKKPLVTVVKAVKEKKVITNSEYKESIEKAHVIKRVRKSSKKQVIALPPPPNIELSNFPKIKVRQILVSQPKPVETEKNPYHDLAKKYHIDLTFRQFIRVEGLNAQEFRAQRIDILEHGAVILTSKLAVDHYFRICQEMRITVPESMKYFCINEQTAYYLQKYIQYRKRKIFFGHGTIIDLVDVIRKNKAEKFLLPSSDAHKEQIVDFLDEVKITFTKAIFYKTVSADLKDIKSLADFDMLVFFTPAGIKSLKHNFPNLKQGNIRIAAFGHATALMVKTLGYRLDVFAPNPKNPSMTGALDSYLKEASKK; this is encoded by the coding sequence ATGTCAGCACAGAAAAGCGTGATCAAAAAAAAGGTCGCAAAAAAGAAAGTTAAAAAGTCGTTGCAAAACCTTAAAAAGGCTGCCGCACCTAAAAAGAAAAAATCGTTCAAAGTTCCTGTCAAAATCACGAAAGGCCTTACTAAGCCGTCTACTGTGAAAGCAGTTTCAAAAAAACCTCTTGTAACTGTAGTTAAGGCCGTTAAGGAAAAAAAGGTGATTACTAATTCTGAATACAAAGAGAGTATCGAGAAGGCTCATGTTATTAAACGCGTTCGAAAGTCTTCTAAAAAACAGGTTATAGCACTACCCCCGCCTCCAAATATCGAACTAAGTAATTTTCCTAAAATTAAGGTGAGACAAATCCTTGTTTCGCAGCCAAAGCCGGTTGAAACGGAGAAAAACCCATACCATGATCTCGCAAAAAAATATCATATTGATTTAACGTTTAGACAGTTTATTAGGGTAGAAGGACTAAATGCGCAAGAGTTTAGGGCTCAACGTATTGATATTTTAGAACACGGAGCTGTCATATTAACAAGTAAATTAGCTGTAGATCATTATTTCAGGATCTGTCAGGAGATGCGCATTACGGTTCCAGAAAGCATGAAGTATTTTTGCATCAATGAACAAACAGCCTATTATTTACAAAAATACATTCAGTACCGTAAACGTAAAATCTTTTTCGGTCATGGAACCATTATAGATCTAGTTGATGTTATTCGTAAGAACAAAGCCGAAAAGTTTCTGCTCCCTTCAAGCGACGCTCATAAAGAACAAATTGTTGATTTTCTTGATGAGGTGAAAATAACATTTACAAAAGCAATTTTTTATAAAACGGTTAGCGCCGATTTAAAAGACATTAAGTCGTTAGCTGATTTTGATATGCTTGTGTTTTTTACACCAGCAGGAATTAAATCGCTAAAACATAATTTCCCTAATCTTAAGCAAGGAAATATTCGTATAGCGGCTTTTGGTCACGCTACAGCCTTAATGGTTAAAACCCTCGGGTACAGATTAGATGTTTTTGCACCAAATCCGAAAAACCCAAGCATGACGGGCGCCTTAGATTCTTATCTAAAAGAGGCAAGTAAAAAATAG
- a CDS encoding DUF4271 domain-containing protein, giving the protein MISLETQHIFYKHLLQKQNLVPIVKITHDLIWPSVFLFICLFLLVLIKIGSFSTVIRIIQSTFSKQILQQLEREESNPFKFYSLALNLLFILNVSFLIYKINVVNRFVLLETGHLIQFCFFFVLVLIVFSFKGIVNRSLVVFTNQRKVITEYGISSMLVNQSFGLFLFPLIVLMEFSKFNPLIFIWCASLVLGTAVLLKWYRGVLMSLVVERIGLLQIFSYFCALEILPVFVLVKYIIETF; this is encoded by the coding sequence GTGATATCACTTGAAACGCAACATATTTTTTACAAACATCTTTTACAAAAGCAAAACCTTGTTCCAATAGTTAAAATAACCCACGATCTTATTTGGCCTTCGGTGTTTTTGTTTATTTGTCTGTTTTTATTAGTTCTTATAAAAATCGGATCTTTTTCTACCGTTATTAGAATCATTCAGTCCACTTTTAGCAAGCAGATATTACAACAGTTAGAAAGAGAAGAGTCTAACCCGTTTAAGTTTTATTCTCTAGCTCTGAATCTCTTGTTTATTTTGAATGTTTCGTTCTTAATATATAAGATAAATGTTGTAAACAGATTTGTTTTATTAGAAACGGGACACTTAATTCAATTTTGTTTTTTCTTCGTATTGGTACTTATCGTTTTTTCATTTAAAGGGATTGTAAATCGATCTTTGGTTGTTTTTACAAATCAAAGGAAAGTAATCACTGAGTACGGTATAAGTTCTATGCTGGTGAATCAAAGTTTTGGGCTTTTTCTTTTCCCGTTAATAGTGCTTATGGAGTTTAGTAAATTTAATCCTCTTATATTTATCTGGTGCGCTTCATTGGTTTTAGGCACTGCTGTTTTGCTTAAATGGTACAGGGGAGTTTTAATGAGTTTGGTGGTTGAAAGAATAGGTTTATTGCAAATTTTTTCCTACTTTTGCGCTTTGGAAATTTTACCTGTTTTTGTACTCGTAAAATATATAATTGAAACTTTTTAA
- a CDS encoding DUF5777 family beta-barrel protein encodes MSILKKTILIFACVLPISSLLSQEDLLSLIDDNKEEGPKKVYATFKTVRIGNAQTIETVKKKHLDFRISHRFGNIYDSNLKNPINETFQTFLGFDNASDIRISFDYGLLDNLTVGIGRSKLNKLADASLKWKILQQTTNFSMPISLAFFTSVGYSHAPTSAIYAGVVKDFKTNEAHRFNYFSQLIIASKLTEWLSLELLPSYMHRNFIKENINTDNGNAQDVNGFFSMGIGGRIKLTKRLSFIGDYFYNAAAFYQGNSKVFNPLSLGFEIETGGHVFSLFYTNASGLTENNFIPYTTDTWSKGQVKFGFCISRTFAL; translated from the coding sequence ATGAGTATACTTAAAAAAACGATTTTAATTTTCGCCTGTGTCTTACCAATCAGTTCTTTATTGTCCCAAGAGGACCTCTTAAGCCTAATAGATGACAATAAAGAAGAGGGGCCTAAAAAGGTTTATGCAACATTTAAAACAGTTAGAATCGGAAATGCCCAAACCATCGAAACTGTAAAGAAAAAGCACCTTGATTTTAGGATTAGCCACCGTTTTGGAAATATTTATGATTCTAATCTTAAGAATCCTATAAATGAGACCTTTCAAACTTTTTTGGGATTTGATAATGCGTCAGATATACGCATAAGTTTTGATTATGGACTATTGGATAACCTAACAGTAGGAATAGGCAGAAGTAAACTTAATAAATTAGCTGATGCAAGTTTGAAATGGAAAATCCTTCAACAAACTACAAATTTCAGTATGCCAATATCTTTGGCTTTTTTTACAAGTGTTGGTTATTCACACGCACCAACTTCAGCTATTTACGCAGGCGTTGTTAAGGACTTTAAAACAAATGAAGCGCACCGATTTAATTATTTTAGTCAATTGATTATTGCCAGTAAATTAACCGAATGGTTGTCGCTTGAATTATTACCAAGCTATATGCACCGGAATTTTATTAAAGAAAATATAAACACAGATAATGGAAATGCCCAGGATGTAAATGGATTTTTTAGCATGGGAATTGGAGGTAGAATTAAGCTTACAAAAAGATTAAGTTTTATTGGGGATTATTTTTACAATGCAGCAGCATTTTACCAGGGTAATAGTAAAGTGTTTAATCCTTTATCGCTAGGTTTTGAAATTGAAACCGGAGGACACGTGTTTAGTCTATTTTATACCAACGCAAGTGGGTTAACTGAGAATAATTTTATCCCCTATACTACAGATACTTGGTCTAAAGGACAGGTAAAATTTGGCTTCTGCATTTCACGGACATTTGCATTGTAA
- a CDS encoding YceI family protein, with product MKKTIILIALVFSVGVKAQIFTAKSGETSISFFSEAPLENIEAVNKSASVVFKTTTNDIQMSISVQNFKFKNALMEEHFNENYMETTKFPKCVFKGKINETVDYTKDGEQKVTITGKMELHGVTKDVTIDGTVSKTGNDLKLYSKFKVKVSDYNIKVPSMYVKNIAEVVDVMFNVVLEPYQKK from the coding sequence ATGAAAAAAACAATTATTCTTATTGCCTTAGTATTCAGTGTTGGTGTAAAAGCACAAATATTTACCGCTAAATCGGGAGAAACTTCTATTAGTTTTTTCTCTGAAGCTCCATTAGAGAACATTGAGGCTGTGAATAAAAGCGCGTCTGTCGTTTTTAAAACAACTACAAATGATATTCAAATGAGTATAAGTGTTCAAAATTTTAAATTTAAGAATGCATTAATGGAAGAACATTTTAATGAAAATTACATGGAAACAACAAAGTTTCCGAAATGTGTATTTAAAGGCAAAATAAACGAAACGGTTGATTACACAAAAGATGGGGAGCAAAAAGTTACCATTACAGGAAAAATGGAATTACATGGAGTTACCAAGGATGTTACAATTGATGGAACAGTTTCAAAAACCGGAAATGATCTGAAATTATATTCAAAATTTAAAGTCAAAGTATCAGATTATAATATTAAAGTACCATCTATGTACGTAAAAAACATTGCAGAAGTTGTGGATGTAATGTTTAATGTAGTTTTAGAGCCTTACCAAAAAAAATAA
- the mutY gene encoding A/G-specific adenine glycosylase encodes MEKWFSKAIITWYQENKRDLPWRHEKDAYKIWLSEIILQQTQVAQGLSYYLKFVNKYPSIKHLAKAPEDEVLKLWQGLGYYSRARNLHASAKMILNTYAGVFPQKHSEIKNLKGVGTYTAAAIASFAYDLPHAVVDGNVYRVLSRVFGIKTPIDSSAAKSKFQDLADQLLDKKNPAIHNQAIMEFGSQFCKPNNPDCNACILNSRCFAFKTKIVSELPIKTKKAKIRKRYFNYLVLADKNKDVLIRKRQAGDIWQGLYEFKLQESEMETSQEQLFESAEFKSIVTSKFGLKYVSKQYKHILSHQHLFAKFYVISVSKKFTKSNKPKLDTNQFTPINLKQLKAFAFPRLTGKFLEDCDLKEIL; translated from the coding sequence ATGGAAAAATGGTTTAGTAAAGCAATAATTACGTGGTACCAAGAAAATAAACGCGATTTACCTTGGAGACATGAAAAAGACGCTTACAAAATCTGGCTTTCTGAGATTATTTTACAACAAACTCAGGTAGCTCAGGGACTTAGCTATTATTTAAAGTTTGTAAACAAATACCCCTCTATAAAGCATTTGGCCAAAGCCCCCGAAGATGAAGTTTTAAAGCTTTGGCAGGGCTTAGGTTATTATTCGCGAGCTAGAAATCTGCATGCTTCGGCTAAGATGATATTGAATACTTATGCCGGGGTTTTCCCGCAGAAACACTCTGAAATAAAAAACCTAAAAGGCGTTGGAACATATACCGCGGCAGCAATTGCAAGTTTCGCGTATGATTTGCCTCATGCAGTTGTTGATGGTAACGTATATAGAGTATTAAGTCGTGTTTTTGGAATTAAAACGCCTATCGATTCATCTGCGGCAAAATCAAAGTTTCAAGACTTAGCGGATCAATTATTGGATAAAAAGAACCCGGCGATACACAACCAGGCTATAATGGAATTTGGTTCTCAATTTTGTAAGCCAAATAATCCAGATTGCAATGCCTGTATTCTGAATAGTCGTTGTTTTGCTTTCAAAACAAAAATAGTTTCAGAGTTGCCAATAAAAACAAAAAAAGCAAAAATCAGAAAACGCTATTTTAATTACCTTGTACTAGCTGATAAAAACAAAGATGTACTCATACGTAAACGCCAGGCTGGTGATATATGGCAAGGCCTCTATGAGTTTAAACTTCAAGAATCGGAAATGGAGACTTCGCAGGAACAGTTATTTGAATCCGCAGAGTTTAAATCAATCGTCACATCAAAGTTTGGCTTGAAATATGTATCTAAACAATACAAACATATATTGAGCCACCAACATTTATTTGCTAAATTTTATGTAATTAGCGTAAGTAAAAAATTCACCAAAAGCAATAAACCAAAACTTGACACAAATCAATTTACGCCAATCAACTTGAAACAGCTAAAAGCCTTTGCTTTCCCAAGATTGACGGGAAAATTTTTAGAAGATTGCGATTTAAAAGAAATATTATAA
- a CDS encoding HU family DNA-binding protein: protein MTKADIVNEISEKTGIEKMAVQATVEAFMKTIRNSMVEGKNVYLRGFGTFVVKKRAEKIGRNISKNTTVVIPAHYIPAFKAAKTFSDRVKRNVKTAEPMPKNID, encoded by the coding sequence ATGACCAAGGCAGATATAGTTAACGAAATTTCAGAAAAAACCGGCATAGAAAAAATGGCTGTGCAGGCTACCGTTGAAGCGTTCATGAAGACGATTCGTAATTCGATGGTAGAAGGTAAAAATGTTTATTTAAGAGGGTTTGGAACCTTTGTAGTAAAAAAACGTGCAGAAAAAATTGGACGTAATATTTCTAAAAACACTACAGTAGTTATTCCAGCGCATTATATACCGGCTTTTAAAGCCGCAAAAACTTTTTCAGACAGGGTGAAGCGCAATGTAAAAACCGCCGAACCAATGCCTAAAAACATTGATTGA
- a CDS encoding tetratricopeptide repeat protein, giving the protein MGSKKKQLLLVLGALVLFVLLFIAPKLAPKNSEKTGLDQNSEKAKVSTDGNLSVYLNLATKNVSLDQKGNIDKLLAEKNYDSLAFTWTKLKRPDLAAHYAEELAKVKNTSDTWFNAGNRYYYSVQFIQDKSEVPVLYQCAMRCYNNGLKLDPKNTDAKIMLASCYVEGTQNPMEGVSRLKEIEKTDSNNVKLQLTFAFFSVKSQQLDKAINRFKKILQIDSTYIEAYLHLADAYEQRGETENTILVLEKYSSKTNDVTAQIEINKYIKQLKENKH; this is encoded by the coding sequence ATGGGCTCCAAAAAAAAGCAGTTACTACTTGTCCTTGGCGCTCTTGTTCTTTTCGTTCTTTTATTTATTGCTCCGAAACTCGCACCTAAAAATTCAGAAAAAACTGGTCTAGACCAAAATTCTGAAAAAGCAAAAGTTTCTACAGATGGAAATCTAAGTGTTTACTTAAATCTAGCTACAAAAAATGTGAGTTTAGATCAAAAAGGAAACATAGATAAGCTTCTTGCTGAAAAAAACTACGATAGTTTAGCTTTCACCTGGACCAAATTAAAAAGGCCCGATTTAGCTGCCCATTATGCAGAAGAGTTAGCTAAAGTTAAAAACACTTCCGATACTTGGTTTAACGCTGGAAATAGGTATTACTATTCCGTTCAGTTCATTCAAGATAAATCAGAGGTTCCGGTTTTGTACCAATGTGCAATGCGTTGTTATAACAACGGATTAAAACTTGATCCAAAAAACACAGATGCTAAAATTATGTTAGCTTCTTGTTATGTTGAAGGAACGCAAAACCCAATGGAAGGTGTAAGCAGACTGAAAGAAATTGAAAAAACAGACAGTAACAACGTAAAACTGCAGCTTACCTTTGCTTTTTTTTCTGTAAAAAGTCAGCAATTGGATAAAGCCATAAATCGCTTTAAAAAGATTTTGCAAATAGACAGCACTTATATTGAAGCATACTTACATCTAGCAGATGCATACGAGCAACGTGGTGAAACAGAAAACACAATTCTTGTTCTTGAGAAATATTCTTCAAAAACAAACGATGTAACGGCGCAAATTGAAATAAACAAATACATTAAACAATTAAAAGAAAATAAACATTAA